AGTTCTTGGAGTTCCTGAAATTGGATTTACTTTAGAAAATACAGAAGGAATTAGACCATCTTTAGACATACCAAGGAAAATTCTTGATTGTCCCATGATCATTACCATTAATACAGAAATCAAACCAATAGTTGCAGCAACTGTAATAATGAATCCTGCCCAAGGTTGTCCTGCAATATCAAATGCATAAGCAACTGGTGCTTTTATCGCTTCAGGATATTTTCCTAGTGGATTGAAATCTTGATAATTCATCATTCCTGTTAATACTAATGAAACAAGAATATATAAGGTAGTACAAATTAATAAAGAAGCAATAATTGCAAACGGAACATCTTTTTTAGGATTAATAGCTTCTCCAGCTTGTGTAGAAACAGCATCAAAACCTACATAAGCAAAGAAAATTGCAGCAGCTCCAGAAACGATACCACCAATTCCATAAGCATTATGAGTTGTTTCTTTTTCTACGATTTGAGTAGCAGCTGGAATAAACGGATGCCAGTTAGCAGTATTGATGAAGAAAAGTCCAGCTATGATAACGAAGATTACAGCAGAAACTTTTAGAATTACAATCATATTGTTTGCTTTCGCAGCGCTTTTTGTACCTTTAATTAGCAACGAAATAACTAAGATAACGATTAAAAAAGCAGGAAGATTCATAGAAAAACCCTCTCCAGTATAACTGGCCGGGTCTGTTGTGAGCCATTCAGGAAGTTTAATATGAAACATTTTAAGTAATTTATTGAAGTACCCTGACCAGGAAACCGCGACGGTCATTGATCCCATTGCGTACTCGAGGATAAGACCCCAACCGATAATCCAGGCAAAAATTTCTCCAATTGTACCGTAGGCATAAGCATAAGCTGAACCTTCAACGGGTAGAATTGACGCAAACTCAGAATAACAAAGAGCAGCAAAAACGCAGGCAATACCCGCAATAATGAAAGAAAGGGCTAATGCCGGACCTGCGTGATAATATGCACCAGTACCTGTAAGAACAAAAATTCCTCCACCAATAATGGCACCAACTCCAATCGCAGTAAGGCTCCACTTTCCTAGAACTCTTTTTAAATCACTTTTTTTCATATCGGCCTCAAAGGCAGATATTGGTTTAACTCTCCAAATTGACATATATAATATTGGTTTATTGTTATTAAGCTCCAAATGTATTGTTTTTTGTAAAAAATAAAAACAATAATCATCTTTTAAGTTATAAAATATTTAATTATGTGATAATACCCACAAGAAACATCGTTTAAATTCTTATATTCATTAAAATTATTAGTGTTTTACAGCAGATTAATCAATTCGCAAATTAATCAAAAAATAACTATTTTTCTTGTTAAAATGATTTATTTTCGCGCAAATCTTATTTCAATTTGGAATAGAAAATTTTTAAAATAATGAATTTTAAAGCATTGTTAAGGCATTTTAAATTTACAAGTCAGGAGCGTACGGGGATTTTTTTGCTTTTTATAATTATAATAGTATTACAAGCAGTTTATTTTTTGGCTGACTTTAGTGTTCCTGAAAAATCTTTCCCTGAAAAACAAGAGTGGATTTCTTTGCAAACAGAAATAGATTCTCTAAAATCGATAAGATATAATGAGAAACCAAAAGTGTATACTTTTAATCCCAATTTTATCTCAGATTATAAAGGCTATAAACTCGGAATGTCGATTGAGGAGATTGATCGTTTATTGGCTTTTCGGAAAGAAAATAAATATGTCAATTCGGTAGAAGAGTTTCAGCAAGTCACAAAAGTTTCGGATTCTTTATTAAACGTTATTTCTCCATTGTTTAAATTTCCGGATTGGACTCAGAATAAATCTACTTTTAAAACAGAAAAGAAAGAGTACGTTCGGAAATCTTATTTGAAAAAGGAAAAAGCAGAAGTTTTAGATATAAATGTAGCAACCCAGGAAGACTTAATCAAAGTATACGGAATAGGCGAGGCTTTATCTTTAAGAATATTAAAGCAAAAGGAAATTTTGGGATGTTTTGTTTCTATGGAACAAATGAAAGATATTTGGGGACTTTCGCCAGAAGTTGTAATGGAATTAAATTCACATTTTAAAGTTGTGATACCTTCAAATCTGAAAAAAATCGCGGTAAATGATGCCTCTTTAAAAGAATTATCGCAGTTTCCTTATTTCAGATATGCATTGGCAAAACAGATAGTGACAACTCGAAGTATGAATGGAAATTTTAATAATATTGAGGATTTATCAAAAATTAAAGATTTTCCTGTTGATAAAGCAAAAATAATTAGTTTATATTTGGAGTTCTAAAAAAAGCGCACAATGAATTTTGATTACAATGAAACGCAATCGATGATTGCTCAGTCTATAAAAGAGTTTGCCGATAAAAACAT
This genomic window from Flavobacterium sp. 9 contains:
- a CDS encoding APC family permease — translated: MSIWRVKPISAFEADMKKSDLKRVLGKWSLTAIGVGAIIGGGIFVLTGTGAYYHAGPALALSFIIAGIACVFAALCYSEFASILPVEGSAYAYAYGTIGEIFAWIIGWGLILEYAMGSMTVAVSWSGYFNKLLKMFHIKLPEWLTTDPASYTGEGFSMNLPAFLIVILVISLLIKGTKSAAKANNMIVILKVSAVIFVIIAGLFFINTANWHPFIPAATQIVEKETTHNAYGIGGIVSGAAAIFFAYVGFDAVSTQAGEAINPKKDVPFAIIASLLICTTLYILVSLVLTGMMNYQDFNPLGKYPEAIKAPVAYAFDIAGQPWAGFIITVAATIGLISVLMVMIMGQSRIFLGMSKDGLIPSVFSKVNPISGTPRTNLMILGGIIAVVAAFTPINRLADMTSFGTLFAFTMVCIAVWILRVKQPHLTRTFKVPALPVIAVCGIAINTYLMINLSLDAQLLSLGWLAIGILVYFGYSKKRAKLNQTNTDTAE
- a CDS encoding helix-hairpin-helix domain-containing protein; the encoded protein is MNFKALLRHFKFTSQERTGIFLLFIIIIVLQAVYFLADFSVPEKSFPEKQEWISLQTEIDSLKSIRYNEKPKVYTFNPNFISDYKGYKLGMSIEEIDRLLAFRKENKYVNSVEEFQQVTKVSDSLLNVISPLFKFPDWTQNKSTFKTEKKEYVRKSYLKKEKAEVLDINVATQEDLIKVYGIGEALSLRILKQKEILGCFVSMEQMKDIWGLSPEVVMELNSHFKVVIPSNLKKIAVNDASLKELSQFPYFRYALAKQIVTTRSMNGNFNNIEDLSKIKDFPVDKAKIISLYLEF